The window AATGGGGGTGGTATGACTATTACTCCTGCAGATACAGCAGCTAGCCCTGTATCACTTACTGTAGACGGCTTAAATAATGGTGGCAACAAAATTCATGGAGTAGCGCCTGGTACAGCTGATACTGATGCAGTAAATGTTAGCCAATTGAAAGCATCTAATGCTGGTTTACAAGAAGCTGTTAACCGTGTTGGTACTGAAACACAACGTGTTGGTGCTCATGCAGCAGCTATGGCAGCGTTGAAACCAATTCAATATGATCCATTGGAACCAACACAAATTATGGCTGGTATTGGTAACTACCGTGGTGAAACTGCGGGTGCCATCGGTATTGCTCACTACCGAACTGAAGATACTATGTTCAACGTAGGTGTTTCACTTGGTACTAGCCATAACATGGTAAATGCAGGTGTAACGCATAAATTTGGTGGTAGTCGTGAAAGAAAAGACGCTATTCCAGAACGCTATAAGGCGGGGCCTATTAGCTCTGTTTATGTAATGCAAGATGAAGTATCTAGTCTCAAAAAAGAAAATAGTAATCAAAAAACGGTTATTGCTAATCAAGCAGCGCGTCTAAATACATTAGAAGCTGAAAATGAACGTCAACGTCAAGAATTGGCTGAAACTAAACAAGGCTTAGATGACTTGCGTGCCGTAGTAAATCAATTATTAGCTTCTAAAGGTTAAGAGTTGAGAACTAATTTTGATAATAGTCTAAGATAGTTATTTCTCTGTAAAACTAAAGAACCTCTTATACATTGTTGTACTTGATAGGGTATATACATTTCGTATAAGAGGTTCTTTTGCTATTTTGATATGTATTCTTATTTAAAATGCATAACATATGAATGACTTCTCATATGTTGTGTGATATAATACAGTGGAAATAAGAGGTAAAGTGATACCTCTATTATGTATGATCTTGCATGAATAGGAGATAGGATGTTAGACCGTATACAACGATGGCTTTCAATAGACACCATGTTGCCTGTTGCAGAACGATTAGGAGCTGTAGGAACTACAAAGCAGCTATATGGTAATTATTTAAAAATAGCTTGGCCAGCTACATTACAAGGTTTGATGTTACAATTTATGACTGCCATTGATTTGGCGATGGTTGGTGCCTTAGGTGCGTCAGCTCTTGCTTCGGTAGGCATTATGGGTCAACCTGAGATGGTAATGCTCATCTTTTGTCGAGCCTTATCCATTGCTGTGACGGCAATTATAGCTCGTCGTCATGGTGAAGGTGATGTAGATGGTATGAATGCCGTACTCAAGCAATCTATTTTATTGAATTTTTTAATTTATGTACCGTTATTATTGATATGTTTCTTGAATTTAGAGCATATTCTACGTTTTACGGGTGCTGAAGATGGCTATATTGAAACAGCCGTTTGGTATGGTCGTTTCATAGTTATTAGCTTAATATTTCAGTCCTTTAGCCAAATCGTAGGGGCTGCACTCATTGGATATGGTAACACTAAAGTTATTTTTAAATCTAATGTAGTAGGGAATATTTTGAATACGATAATGAATTTCTTCTTGATTTATGGTATTGGTTTCTTCCCTGAACTTGGCGTTATGGGGGCAGGTGTATCCACTATGATCAGTAGTGCTATTATTGCATTATTGTTGTTGCGTACGATTTCACAACATACTTCTACTGGATTAACATTGCGCCATCCGTCGAAATGGATGTTTGAAAGGCCCGTATTACATACAATGTTTCATGTCGGTGGCAGTTCTTTAGGAGAACAGTTCTTTGAGCGGTTCGGTATGTATACATACACTATGATTGTTGCTTCCTTAGGTGCGGTACCTTTAGCAGCACATTACGTATGTATGAATTTAATGGATATATTTTACTATTTTGCGATGGGTCTTGGATTTGCAGGTGCATCACATACGGGGCAAAGTCTGGGACACAAACGACCAGATATTGCACGTACTTATGGTAAAATTGGTGCTCGTATTGGTTTAGTCGTGGGCCTTGTAAGTGCATTAATCTTTATTGGTCCTGGTGATTTTTTAGTACAGTTATATACTCGTGAAAGTGATGTTGTTACACTTTCAGCCACTTTGATGGGCATTATGGCTATCGCTGCATTCCCTCAAGCATTACAGCAAGTGTATTCCGGTGTGTTGAAAGGGGCAGGAGATACATATTACATCATGAAATATTCTCTTGTAAGCGTAGCAATCATTCGTCCTATTATTACTTATTTATTGTGCATTACACTAGGTTTAGGGCTTTTTGGGGCATGGTTATCTTTGTGCTTCGATCAGTCTCTAAGATTATGTTGTTCTTATTTGAGATTTATTCGAGGAACATGGCAACATAAGGTTGTTTAATGAGATGTAAATTCTTTTTCACATTGAAAGTTTTAGAAGGATTCATGAAAAAGAAGTGAATAAACTCTTGTCTATTAAAAATTTTTGATGTACAATACGTAATGTGAAAAAAATGACACATTGGGGAATGTGTTATCTGACCAGAAACTTCTGATTTCACGTATATATGTAAGGGATATACATATGAAATGATAAAAGCTTCCTTAGTGCATAAGGGAGCTTTTATTCGTTCAATTATAGTTAGATCTATTAGTATATATAATAATGATTTTGATGAACTTATAAGACCAGTAATTTTATTATTGTTAGAGAATCTTAAAAAAGATAAATAGTATTATAATTTCGGGAATGTAATATGTGCA of the Veillonella parvula genome contains:
- a CDS encoding MATE family efflux transporter, translating into MLDRIQRWLSIDTMLPVAERLGAVGTTKQLYGNYLKIAWPATLQGLMLQFMTAIDLAMVGALGASALASVGIMGQPEMVMLIFCRALSIAVTAIIARRHGEGDVDGMNAVLKQSILLNFLIYVPLLLICFLNLEHILRFTGAEDGYIETAVWYGRFIVISLIFQSFSQIVGAALIGYGNTKVIFKSNVVGNILNTIMNFFLIYGIGFFPELGVMGAGVSTMISSAIIALLLLRTISQHTSTGLTLRHPSKWMFERPVLHTMFHVGGSSLGEQFFERFGMYTYTMIVASLGAVPLAAHYVCMNLMDIFYYFAMGLGFAGASHTGQSLGHKRPDIARTYGKIGARIGLVVGLVSALIFIGPGDFLVQLYTRESDVVTLSATLMGIMAIAAFPQALQQVYSGVLKGAGDTYYIMKYSLVSVAIIRPIITYLLCITLGLGLFGAWLSLCFDQSLRLCCSYLRFIRGTWQHKVV